In Xylocopa sonorina isolate GNS202 chromosome 3, iyXylSono1_principal, whole genome shotgun sequence, one genomic interval encodes:
- the Rbcn-3a gene encoding rabconnectin-3 alpha isoform X6: MNCHQILSGACNAGDRCYAVGSVEGISFTAYAAGCNIVILASNFERVQIIPGAVHNYIRISCLDCSTDTGKIAAAYENQVCIFEPTPLIHSTCSHQLEYRWVQTGSLTTESNISSLSWNLEGTRLLTGGELLQLWHQNITPFQEEQSSTVTFSIGGDAESPAPCDSSSGNEPGAWNCVWKCRTATPVHLMSFSPDGTLFATTGYNDRLVKIWFENKQLFSTRNMDHTNVTQFMGSDSYSFVYVAHPRAVTHLSWRKTSKYMPKRSGSNMLVTSCRDNICRVWAETIPPEVEGLANMSQFEGSDRHDHHGKHRHHNMHKHRFMQRLKHMKTCFHIRRHAKQQHQAGHTTAPTLPTLPSTYSVHDFHNNYQGTGHYPGMHFHLAASINAETDIPLVPSLITGDPEREPNFILHWLNNKEMHFTMQAESILQELTRKVVEKEEGLHQQDIDHADHDSEEEGLSKKGIRLQPIQKPASTVRSMSQEEHSSDEHHTTHTVSSHHSLPHSAHSHQSLSNTTSINSIATDVTSSINHVPDSLDTKIETLLRDWHHNPDLLFSIHPIDGSFLIWHIEWLDEYHPGSFRQAQISFSTRIPNAFPLGDASTMSHSVSMYSHNTGGPLLNIREVAKSSTKVSSDAADVATPLPSLIEQDEEQSTLTSRTGQELLKNLESSSDPNQNTAKDKDGHLENGKSNQETVDLLAHPSPIVSMVSKHSNGTLNLWQLTFADKTKFSQVLSIGHASRASGHRFRVNDITCHPVLPLLVTTSHHNIPESGTQCQNIDSNENGFCSELILWRVDTVGPLSKSGGVSELARINSPEISAFCNVAWIPTLLPSTTLGNLSNSPSACFVASDGECLRVYQAVIDARTLLAEVSISERRSRMMDSMASLSTDMSSDDGIRQSIHDRIKIVSQQSTARPGCVIQLDAIADATHDWQNTQFLHVFQEQLITGDRNDEKQVGVDTSVNNLGLMESTLDAMVDLQQSAIFEEPFYIVVLERTQQGTTVHMWRLVIASQPETTGLSESMMYVPDSHLVQDEDEEGTPGRYNHAEGRRSRRTSQSRRESQGDTDMFFQRRPQNSHVLITTTKVCTQELPLPDGVEVIHAAPAAGHLSSSSIYPACFAPYIVVTACSDSTIRFWKCKVTKSQVDDKLHYEWCEWEMIRKDQESTIDITGQPLNISAAYSGRIACAYKYGKSFTRPTKSDPDSRYVNLCVAIYECESTGGSEWILEDTIHLKNIHLPRIPVDQHLDLSYLYDSKFLQKKQRLTQVLQTLSHEDVRLPRNGENGESTKANAGLLAVPSFSTLQSLRKSIIENGNTCPLTQKHLVQLDWVSKEDGSHILTVAVGSKIMLFTPVCSDLAQANMKAMKESQSNNRPILRKASSLAQPQFVDEIRWMKLRKIELTTADGLPPLPMQISWVRDGILVVGMDSEMHVYSQWKPNPKKDCFHSNLQHQESDEFQASRNLRDEDLRTLAHETSQRRLANVSSMPHLSRVSSINLTMLDAKKKRGMQNENLNFDYMPDYGLFEASRIACPVLPQYHPKQLMELLNSGKIRWVKAILSHLVRCISSSCSLRADDESLMKQRGGAWSRSRTMSVSYVGTTSPLEPRGSTTQIPEELTLDYAEITSISPLPLWTLLIADKETNVPHQHKTEDKQDYNELFDSNLDEGESLDDMLDEDYDCSRQKDRRSSVPERQGISHFGPRQGRLLSRLLTHTHLPGLSSLDQMHLLALADTVSTCNVDFAERFAIDAAKNAIAKENLTGIPDGETISTDSLDDCGLRFLLAMKHYNYLIRCLPLAQRAQFQKQGVSSNNLVWAFHSESEEELLGLIPSYAKGQPKWSILKELGIAWWLRSNTILKKCVDKIAKAAFQEKQDPLDAALYYLAMKKKNLVWGLFRNKRDERMTAFFSNNFVEDRWRKAALKNAFALLGKQRFEHAAAFFLLAGGLRDAIDVCLNKLNDIQLAMVIARLYEDDTTSPNLRRLLYEEILGCDKEGLNQDMNKVHPDPFLRSMALWILKDYAGSLNTLLLTNVGTLHPQYNDESDKPEGTTANPNVFNFYVYLRTHPLLIRQYIASTAQDKKKGHSVVISGFSYGTETKSQPDKQLTLEDSITPLERQLYFTTAHAHFKAGCPALALEVLSKLPNKVMETNCEDSPSVLSSPNKSRTQDFQIDTGIINWDDTSKKTDEAKDIVDWSAPVMRQTEDELVLNWDDEPAENDDSPPLSMKLDKKEDSNEKDTKPSGQLDIMAQQLKFVACLKILMEELSTLATGFEVDGGQLRYQLYVWLEREVDALRQLCSYSVSSDGDVNNVSEYEGGMVDDTQPCKPGEQPTLHEILVAEKLDFEAKVQRAARRKKWLKANETLLRTLLSYCSLHGASGGGLASVRMELVLLLQELQQEKTQQQLLSPLPFPTTLPLLSASVACNKTVVADPVRHLQSLAHDMLQTLVELRSPPMPTRNTHYCEVFIMRDLAVALSACIYQSLCDSDTFVMKHQQPDSFPAVAEIETFSGGHLVASNRHHRRYSTDDGVCITTSPSKWPGVTNLRALLAREKDEDTPKLNVLLCEAFVATYMSLFVYALWSCDSHILYRLVGQHFDNSTWSCLFGGGVKKLLRVASTSSQTSGAPGIIERGNDAGSNEAQSTAGTVWNTMTSLTKQRVKLNMKLLGQFTGQQPNMKEDKPTYREQFVSPQMSMISYFLMKPQIDSEYANEIDYDSSDSAVSDLDSSEDEEDVFDTNSKPKNKPKDNTEHSNPNSYSWGVMRLAIVKILQLQLQDFLNVAGIEMQELPVNSPLIHGMLAIVAQWQEALREELDSRGPPHINYIPGCAPDPTPTPGKPAIHKYRSLLEKSNTPFNTRLASAAPANRLWCYLVRQETVQDIFIRAVFGKRRSLSSILENNQAAIDNMNRGTNADDKGSDSGTTSLPEPVRIIHKEQDSISAFCLNQVNPGLMALATPREVQEMNISLLLELPSWLEDECEFDIINLSKQPEPEPVPPTSFLVIQTAADRPLLAQSPQTNSPQPQSGIASQSGRGASVMKGMPAFPGSHDLRFCQFVADRSKHLLQPILKHKIDGIRRISSHPLLPLYLTGSQDGSVSLWEWGHQTAVATPRPSGTFAKVTRVRFSQHGNKFGVADSDGHLSLFQVACREGTARPFFNYQCHSKVTADFVFLGACSLIATAGHGSEGRNVALWDTLLPQNKSLIQGFTCHEQGASAVILAPQHQLLISGGKKGDINIFDVRQRQQRNRFQAHESAIKCLALDPHEEFFVSGAGDGDIKIWGLSAHSLLYSFPGEHPRSSFFKNIGQGVTQLHVDSAGRLFSCGADGSMKVRQLPERDCAVHTLY, translated from the exons ATGAATTGTCATCAAATATTAAGTGGAGCTTGTAATGCGGGTGATCGCTGCTACGCTGTAGGCTCCGTCGAAGGGATTTCTTTTACT GCCTACGCGGCAGGTTGCAATATTGTAATTCTTGCGAGTAACTTTGAACGAGTTCAAATAATTCCCGGAGCTGTACATAACTACATAAGAATTAGTTGCTTGGACTGCAGTACTGATACTGGGAAAATAGCTGCAGCTTATGAAAATCAAGTTTGCATTTTCGAGCCTACTCCACTTATTCATAGCACTTGTTCGCAT CAACTAGAATATCGATGGGTTCAAACTGGTAGTCTGACAACCGAATCAAATATTAGTTCCCTATCATGGAATTTGGAAGGAACAAGACTATTAACTGGTGGCGAACTTTTACAATTATGGCATCAGAATATAACCCCGTTCCAGGAAGAACAAT CTAGTACAGTTACTTTTTCAATTGGTGGAGATGCTGAAAGTCCAGCTCCTTGTGATTCAAGTAGCGGAAATGAACCAGGGGCATGGAATTGTGTCTGGAAATGTCGTACAGCTACACCAGTACATCTCATGAGTTTCAGTCCAGATGGTACATTATTTGCAACAACAGGATACAATGATAGATTAGTCAAAATATGGTTTGAGAATAAACAAT TATTTTCGACAAGAAATATGGATCATACAAATGTCACACAATTTATGGGTAGTGACAGTTATAGTTTTGTTTATGTTGCTCATCCTCGTGCAGTGACACATTTATCTTGGCGAAAGACTAGCAAATATATGCCAAA gcGATCCGGTTCCAATATGTTAGTAACATCTTGTAGGGATAACATTTGTCGTGTATGGGCAGAAACGATACCACCCGAGGTCGAAGGTCTAGCTAACATGAGCCAGTTTGAAGGTTCCGATAGGCATGACCATCATGGAAAACATAGGCATCACAATATGCACAAACATCGATTTATGCAGCGACTCAAACATATGAA AACTTGTTTTCATATTCGCCGACACGCAAAACAGCAACATCAAGCTGGCCATACTACAGCACCAACTTTACCCACTTTACCTTCAACGTATTCAGTACATGATTTTCACAATAATTATCAAGGAACAGGTCATTATCCAGGAATGCATTTTCATTTGGCAGCTAGTATCAATGCTGAAACTG ATATACCGTTGGTCCCGAGCTTAATCACCGGAGATCCTGAAAGAGAACCAAATTTTATTCTACACTGGTTAAATAACAAAGAAATGCACTTTACAATGCAAGCGGAAAGTATTTTGCAAGAACTTACTCGTAAAGTCGTAGAAAAGGAAGAGGGATTGCATCAGCAGGATATAGATCATGCTGATCATGATTCCGAAGAAGAAGGTTTATCTA AAAAGGGAATAAGATTACAACCTATACAAAAACCGGCAAGCACAGTTCGATCGATGAGCCAAGAAGAACATAGTAGCGACGAGCACCACACTACTCATACAGTTTCATCGCACCATAGTTTACCACATAGCGCACATTCTCATCAAAGTCTTAG TAATACCACGTCCATTAACTCTATCGCCACAGATGTAACGTCTTCAATAAATCACGTCCCGGATTCGTTGGATACCAAAATAGAGACATTATTACGCGATTGGCATCATAATCCAGATTTACTTTTTTCAATCCATCCGATAGATGGGAGTTTTTTAATATGGCATATCGAATGGTTGGATGAGTATCATCCAGGATCGTTTCGACAAGCACAAATATCATTCTCTACTAGAATACCGAATGCGTTCCCTCTTGGCGATGCTTCCACCATGAGTCACAGTGTATCAATGTATTCTCACAATACTGGCGGTCCTTTATTGAATATACGAGAAGTAGCAAAGTCGTCCACTAAAGTATCGAGTGATG CTGCTGATGTTGCGACACCGTTACCGAGTTTAATTGAACAGGACGAAGAACAGTCGACGTTAACATCAAGAACGGGTCAAGAACTGTTGAAAAATCTTGAAAGTTCATCCGATCCAAATCAGAATACCGCTAAAGATAAGGATGGTCATTTGGAAAATGGAAAATCGAATCAAGAAACTGTTGATTTGTTAGCCCACCCAAGCCCAATTGTATCTATGGTCTCGAAACATTCGAACGGAACTTTAAATCTGTGGCAATTAACGTTTGCCGATAAAACAAAATTTTCACAA GTATTAAGCATTGGACACGCATCGAGAGCTTCGGGACATCGATTTCGAGTAAACGATATTACTTGCCATCCGGTATTGCCCCTATTGGTAACAACATCGCATCACAATATACCAGAATCCGGAACTCAATGTCAGAACATTGATTCAAATGAAAAC GGATTCTGCAGCGAATTGATACTTTGGCGCGTAGATACAGTCGGGCCTCTATCCAAGAGTGGTGGAGTTTCCGAATTAGCGCGTATCAATTCTCCTGAGATTTCAGCATTCTGTAACGTAGCTTGGATTCCAACACTCTTACCGAGTACTACATTAGGTAATTTATCAAACTCACCAAGCGCGTGTTTCGTCGCCAGCGACGGGGAATGTTTAAGGGTATATCAAGCTGTCATCGATGCTAGAACGCTGTTAGCAGAGGTATCAATTAGTGAACGACGAAGCAGAATGATG GATTCTATGGCAAGCCTCTCGACAGACATGTCATCAGACGATGGTATCAGGCAATCGATTCACGATAGGATAAAGATAGTATCTCAACAGTCTACAGCTCGACCAGGTTGTGTTATACAGCTAGATGCTATTGCCGATGCTACCCAC GACTGGCAAAACACGCAATTTCTCCATGTATTCCAAGAACAACTAATTACTGGAGATAGAAATGATGAAAAACAAGTTGGTGTAGATACATCGGTAAATAATTTAGGCCTAATGGAGTCTACTTTGGATGCCATGGTAGATTTGCAACAATCCGCAATCTTCGAAGAACCATTCTATATAGTTGTTCTAGAGAGAACGCAACAAGGTACAACAGTGCATATGTGGCGTCTGGTAATAGCATCTCAACCTGAGACTACTG GATTGTCAGAATCTATGATGTACGTTCCGGATTCTCATTTGGTGCAAGACGAAGACGAAGAGGGAACGCCAGGACGTTATAATCATGCAGAAGGTAGAAGGTCTCGTAGAACAAGTCAGTCTCGCCGCGAGAGTCAAGGTGATACAGACATGTTTTTCCAAAGACGACCACAAAACAGTCATGTTCTTATCACAACTACAAAAGTGTGCACTCAAGAATTACCGTTGCCAGACGGAGTTGAG GTAATACACGCAGCTCCAGCTGCTGGACATTTGAGCAGCTCTTCCATATATCCTGCTTGTTTTGCACCATATATAGTGGTAACCGCATGCAGTGACAGTACAATACGTTTCTGGAAATGCAAGGTAACGAAAAGTCAAGTAGACGACAAATTACACTATGAATGGTGCGAATGGGAAATGATAAGAAAGGACCAAGAATCAACAATCGACATTACAG GTCAACCGTTGAACATAAGCGCTGCATATAGTGGACGCATTGCATGCGCTTACAAGTATGGAAAATCATTTACACGTCCTACAAAAAGTGATCCTGACTCTCGATATGTCAATCTATGTGTTGCTATATACGAATGCGAAAGCACTGGTGGCAGTGAATGGATCTTAGAGGATACTATACATCTGAAGAATATACACTTGCCAAGAATTCCTGTGGATCAACATTTAGATCTGAGTTACCTTTATGatagtaaatttttgcaaaagaaaCAAAGACTTACTCAGGTCTTACAAACGCTTAGTCACGAAGATGTGAGATTACCAAGAAACGGAGAAAATGGAGAGAGTACGAAAGCAAATGCAG GTTTACTCGCTGTTCCATCGTTCAGCACACTTCAGTCGTTGCGAAAGTCGATTATAGAGAACGGCAACACTTGTCCCTTGACACAGAAACATTTGGTTCAATTAGACTGGGTATCAAAAGAAGATGGTTCCCACATTTTGACCGTCGCCGTTGGATCGAAAATTATGCTATTCACCCCAGTTTGTTCAGATCTCGCGCAAGCGAATATGAAAGCAATGAAAGAATCGCAGAGCAACAATCGACCCATATTACGGAAGGCTTCGTCATTAGCACAGCCACAATTCGTCGATGAGATACGGTGGATGAAACTACGAAAGATCGAGTTAACTACGGCGGATGGTCTACCTCCGCTACCAATGCAAATATCCTGGGTAAGGGATGGCATTTTGGTTGTAGGCATGGATTCAGAGATGCATGTTTATTCGCAATGGAAACCAAATCCGAAGAAAGATTGCTTCCATTCGAACTTGCAACATCAAGAATCAGATGAGTTTCAAGCCAGTCGAAACTTACGAGACGAGGATCTGCGAACGTTGGCGCACGAAACGTCTCAAAGACGACTGGCAAACGTATCGTCTATGCCTCATCTGTCTCGAGTCAGCAGTATCAATTTAACTATGCTGGACGCGAAGAAGAAAAGAGGAATGCAAAATGAGAATTTGAATTTTGACTACATGCCAGATTATGGTTTGTTCGAAGCTTCACGTATCGCTTGTCCCGTTCTACCTCAATATCACCCAAAGCAGCTCATGGAATTGCTGAATTCCGGCAAAATTCGATGGGTGAAAGCTATATTATCGCATCTTGTCCGATGTATAAGTAGTTCTTGTTCGTTAAGGGCCGACGACGAAAGTTTGATGAAGCAACGCGGTGGTGCATGGTCACGTTCTAGAACGATGTCGGTTAGCTACGTAGGCACGACATCTCCTCTAGAACCAAGAGGTTCGACCACACAAATACCAGAAGAACTAACGTTGGATTACGCTGAGATAACATCTATATCTCCGTTACCGCTTTGGACCTTGTTGATCGCGGATAAAGAAACGAACGTGCCACACCAACACAAAACTGAGGACAAACAAGACTATAATGAATTGTTCGACAGTAATTTGGACGAAGGTGAGTCACTGGATGACATGCTGGATGAAGATTACGATTGCTCGAGGCAGAAGGATAGACGTTCGTCGGTGCCGGAAAGACAGGGGATATCACACTTTGGCCCAAGGCAAGGTCGATTGTTGTCGCGGTTACTAACGCATACCCACTTACCAGGCTTATCGAGCCTCGATCAAATGCATCTGCTCGCTCTGGCTGACACAGTTTCCACTTGCAATGTAGATTTCGCGGAAAGATTCGCGATCGACGCTGCCAAAAACGCGATAGCTAAGGAAAATTTGACTGGCATTCCGGATGGAGAGACTATCTCGACAGACTCGTTGGACGATTGTGGACTCCGATTTTTGTTAGccatgaagcattacaattacTTGATCCGTTGTCTTCCATTGGCACAGAGAGCGCAATTCCAAAAGCAAGGTGTTTCGTCGAACAACCTAGTCTGGGCATTTCACTCTGAGTCTGAAGAAGAACTGTTAGGTTTGATACCTTCATATGCAAAAGGACAACCAAAATGGAGCATCTTAAAAGAACTCGGAATAGCTTGGTGGCTTAGAAGCAACACTATATTGAAGAAATGCGTAGACAAAATTGCAAAAGCTGCTTTTCAAGAGAAACAAGATCCTCTTGACGCTGCCCTGTATTATTTAGCGATGAAGAAAAAGAATCTCGTATGGGGCTTGTTTAGAAATAAGCGGGACGAAAGAATGACGGCTTTCTTTTCGAATAATTTTGTTGAAGATCGTTGGAGGAAAGCAGCCTTGAAGAACGCGTTCGCTCTGCTTGGCAAACAGAGATTCGAGCATGCTGCAGCGTTCTTTCTGTTAGCGGGCGGACTGAGAGATGCTATTGACGTATGTTTAAATAAATTGAACGATATACAATTGGCAATGGTGATTGCCAGACTTTACGAAGACGATACTACCTCGCCGAATTTAAGAAGATTGCTGTATGAAGAGATTTTAGGCTGTGATAAAGAAGGATTAAATCAAGATATGAACAAGGTACATCCAGATCCATTTTTACGTAGTATGGCCCTTTGGATTCTTAAAGATTACGCAGGATCACTCAACACACTGCTTCTAACAAATGTTGGTACCTTACATCCGCAATATAACGACGAGTCTGATAAACCGGAAGGGACGACAG CAAATCCAAACGTATTCAACTTTTATGTCTACCTTCGAACACACCCGTTGCTCATTAGACAATACATTGCCTCTACTGCTCAGGATAAGAAAAAAGGTCATTCGGTAGTTATATCCGGATTCAGTTACGGTACAGAGACAAAATCGCAACCTGACAAACAATTAACATTAGAAGATAGTATCACTCCATTGGAGAGACAGCTGTACTTCACAACTGCGCATGCACATTTTAAAGCAGGATGTCCAGCCCTTGCCCTTGAGGTTCTTTCCAAGTTACCTAATAAAGTGATGGAGACTAACTGCGAAGATTCACCTA GTGTGTTGAGTAGTCCAAATAAATCAAGAACCCAAGACTTCCAAATAGATACCGGAATCATTAACTGGGATGACACTTCAAAgaaaacggacgaagccaaag ACATAGTTGACTGGTCTGCACCTGTGATGCGTCAAACTGAAGACGAATTGGTGCTAAACTGGGATGATGAACCCGCTGAAAACGACGATAGCCCACCGTTAAGCATGAAACTAGATAAAAAAGAAGACAGCAATG AGAAAGATACTAAACCGTCAGGACAATTAGATATTATGGCGCAACAACTGAAATTCGTGGCCTGTTTAAAAATCCTAATGGAAGAACTGTCAACGTTAGCAACGGGTTTTGAAGTGGATGGAGGTCAATTACGATATCAGCTATACGTGTGGCTCGAGCGAGAAGTAGATGCTCTTAGACAGCTTTGCAGTTATAGCGTTAGTTCGGACGGAGATGTAAACAATGTTTCGGAAT ACGAAGGTGGTATGGTAGATGACACACAACCATGTAAACCTGGTGAACAACCAACTTTGCATGAAATATTGGTGGCGGAGAAATTAGATTTCGAAGCCAAAGTACAACGAGCTGCCCGAAGAAAAAAATGGTTAAAAG CGAACGAAACACTGCTGCGAACATTGTTATCCTACTGTTCTTTACATGGAGCATCTGGTGGAGGCTTAGCATCCGTAAGAATGGAACTTGTCCTTCTATTGCAAGAATTACAACAAGAAAAGACTCAGCAACAGTTACTCAGTCCTCTTCCATTCCCAACGACACTTCCTCTTTTAAGTGCTAGTGTGGCGTGCAACAAAACTGTTGTGGCAGATCCTGTTAGGCATTTGCAA TCCTTAGCCCACGACATGTTGCAGACGTTGGTGGAATTACGTAGCCCACCAATGCCCACGAGAAACACGCATTATTGTGAAGTATTCATAATGAGAGATTTGGCAGTTGCTTTGAGCGCTTGTATTTATCAGTCACTTTGCGATTCTGATACTTTTGTTATGAAACACCAACAACCAGACAG CTTCCCAGCGGTTGCAGAAATTGAGACATTCTCTGGTGGTCACTTAGTAGCCTCGAATAGACATCATCGAAGATATTCTACGGATGATGGTGTATGCATAACCACTTCCCCCTCTAAATGGCCAGGTGTAACCAACCTGCGCGCATTGCTAGCTCGTGAGAAAGACGAGGACACGCCGAAATTAAATGTTCTCCTTTGCGAAGCTTTCGTGGCTACTTATATGAGCTTGTTTGTTTACGCGTTATGGAGTTGCGATAGTCATATTCTTTACAGGCTCGTAGGCCAACACTTCGATAACAGCACCTGGTCCTGCCTGTTTGGAGGCGGAGTGAAAAAATTGTTACGCGTCGCAAGCACGAGTAGCCAG ACGAGTGGAGCACCAGGAATAATAGAGAGGGGTAATGATGCGGGTTCAAACGAAGCGCAAAGTACCGCAGGAACGGTATGGAACACTATGACTTCGTTGACGAAACAACGTGTAAAATTGAATATGAAATTGTTGGGCCAATTTACGGGTCAACAGCCAAATATGAAAGAAGACAAACCCACGTATAGAGAACAATTCGTTTCGCCTCAAATGAGCATGATATCGTACTTTTTAATGAAG CCACAGATAGATAGTGAATACGCGAACGAAATCGATTACGATTCGTCCGATTCTGCAGTGTCGGATTTAGACTCCTCTGAGGACGAAGAAGATGTATTCGATACCAATTCGAAACCAAAGAATAAACCAAAGGACAATACGGAACACTCGAATCCGAATTCATACAGTTGGGGTGTTATGCGCTTAGCCATAGTCAAGATATTGCAACTGCAGCTCCAGGATTTCCTAAATGTTGCTGGCATAGAGATGCAAG AATTGCCTGTGAATAGTCCTCTGATTCATGGGATGTTAGCTATCGTAGCACAGTGGCAGGAAGCGTTACGCGAAGAGTTAGACAGCAGAGGGCCACCACATATCAATTACATTCCTGGTTGTGCTCCAGACCCAACACCTACACCGGGCAAACCAGCGATTCACAAATATCGTTCGCTACTTGAAAAGAGCAATACACCGTTCAA TACACGCTTAGCATCGGCGGCACCTGCGAATCGGCTGTGGTGTTATTTAGTTCGACAAGAGACGGTACAGGATATTTTTATCCGCGCTGTATTCGGCAAACGTAGATCTTTGTCGTCAATTTTAGAGAACAACCAAGCAGCAATCGATAATATGAATCGTGGAACAAACGCAGATGACAAAGGTAGCGACAGTGGAACCACCAGTTTACCTGAACCAGTTCGAATTATTCACAAAGAACAAGATAGCATCAGTGCCTTCTGTCTCAATCAG GTGAATCCAGGCTTAATGGCTTTGGCAACTCCACGGGAGGTACAAGAAATGAATATATCGCTGTTACTAGAACTTCCGTCCTGGTTAgaagatgaatgtgaattcgatatcATTAATTTGAGCAAACAGCCAGAACCGGAACCAGTGCCACCAACTAGTTTCTTAGTCATTCAG ACAGCAGCAGATCGACCATTACTTGCTCAAAGTCCACAGACGAACAGCCCCCAACCCCAGTCAGGCATTGCTAGTCAAAGTGGAAGAGGAGCTAGTGTT ATGAAGGGGATGCCCGCTTTTCCTGGCTCCCACGACCTGCGTTTCTGTCAATTTGTTGCCGATAGGAGCAAACACTTGTTGCAACCG ATTCTGAAGCATAAAATCGATGGTATAAGAAGAATCTCCTCGCATCCGCTTTTACCATTAT ACCTGACCGG